The Methanobacterium sp. BAmetb5 genome includes a region encoding these proteins:
- the queC gene encoding 7-cyano-7-deazaguanine synthase QueC: MIKSKKAISVLSGGLDSTVATSLLVKGYKVHALTFDYGQRSAKIEIKSSKAICEELGMEHTVIKLPWLAQLGGSVLTSKGEVPQLKMDELDNKEVCDETARKVWVPGRNVVFTAIALSFAEAEGAEKIIVGWDLEEAVTFPDNSPEFLETFNRVLEIGSWDEVEIEAPLIQMNKEEIVKLGNEIEAPMNLSYSCYLGGEKHCGTCESCMRRKRAFKTAGVEDRTEYAI; this comes from the coding sequence ATGATAAAATCAAAAAAGGCAATATCCGTACTTTCTGGAGGGTTAGACTCCACGGTAGCAACCTCATTACTTGTCAAAGGTTATAAAGTTCATGCATTAACCTTTGATTATGGTCAAAGAAGTGCAAAGATAGAAATCAAATCATCGAAGGCAATATGTGAAGAATTAGGTATGGAACACACCGTTATCAAGCTTCCCTGGCTGGCCCAGCTAGGAGGATCAGTATTAACCAGTAAAGGAGAGGTTCCCCAGTTAAAAATGGATGAACTGGATAATAAAGAAGTATGTGATGAAACTGCCCGGAAGGTCTGGGTCCCTGGTAGAAACGTGGTTTTCACCGCCATAGCCTTATCATTTGCCGAGGCAGAGGGTGCAGAGAAGATAATTGTAGGATGGGACCTGGAGGAAGCAGTGACCTTTCCTGATAATTCTCCAGAATTCTTAGAGACATTTAACCGTGTTCTGGAAATTGGTTCCTGGGATGAAGTGGAGATCGAAGCCCCCTTAATCCAGATGAACAAAGAAGAAATAGTAAAACTGGGAAATGAAATTGAAGCACCAATGAACCTCAGTTATTCCTGTTACCTTGGCGGAGAAAAACATTGTGGGACTTGTGAATCATGCATGAGGCGTAAAAGGGCATTTAAAACTGCAGGTGTGGAAGACAGGACGGAATATGCCATATAA
- a CDS encoding V4R domain-containing protein: MRRDELKKAIEYYRAKVKEEMAGEKKINGQFIGPRNPRKKMDLDDIIHPKRLFLSKDVENDLDSIYVTTFRFGTLKKPVSMVKCGHGTDLVGGMEFGSQLVQKGLIKSVKDLAPVFAKYKLGILDIFAEKDVKNGKKIDIMVYECIDCVGLPNIGEPVCYFETGIITGILKELTHKEVFAEEVRCWTSGYSFCHFSVEINHDPEGSLESQ, translated from the coding sequence ATGAGAAGAGATGAACTGAAAAAGGCCATTGAGTATTATCGTGCCAAGGTTAAAGAGGAGATGGCTGGTGAAAAAAAGATAAATGGCCAATTCATCGGGCCCCGAAATCCCAGAAAAAAGATGGATTTGGATGATATAATCCATCCGAAACGTCTTTTTTTAAGTAAAGATGTTGAAAACGATTTGGACTCTATTTATGTTACTACCTTCCGATTTGGAACATTAAAAAAACCGGTATCAATGGTTAAATGCGGTCATGGTACTGATCTGGTTGGTGGTATGGAATTCGGTTCACAACTGGTGCAAAAAGGGCTCATTAAAAGTGTGAAGGATCTTGCCCCAGTTTTTGCCAAATATAAACTAGGTATTCTGGATATATTTGCGGAAAAAGACGTAAAAAATGGAAAAAAGATAGATATAATGGTTTATGAATGTATTGATTGTGTGGGGTTACCCAACATTGGGGAACCAGTTTGCTACTTCGAAACCGGCATAATTACCGGCATCCTTAAGGAATTGACTCATAAAGAAGTTTTTGCGGAAGAAGTAAGATGCTGGACCAGTGGCTATTCATTCTGCCACTTTTCGGTGGAAATAAACCATGATCCCGAAGGTTCGTTGGAGAGCCAGTGA
- a CDS encoding roadblock/LC7 domain-containing protein, whose product METKKEKLDDVLSSFLQVGQIKACAIVSKEGLLISSRTPPDVDARIFSALCSTIMGAAEAASTQMKTGAVGQISLKTEKGTIVLIPAGSKAIFTALTETGAQIGLILVEMESKAQKVEEILFGT is encoded by the coding sequence ATGGAAACTAAAAAGGAAAAATTAGACGATGTTTTATCATCATTCCTGCAGGTAGGTCAAATAAAGGCCTGTGCCATTGTTTCAAAGGAAGGTCTTCTTATCAGTTCCCGAACTCCACCGGATGTGGATGCTCGCATATTTTCTGCACTTTGTTCCACTATAATGGGGGCTGCCGAAGCTGCTTCCACCCAGATGAAAACTGGTGCTGTTGGTCAAATATCTCTTAAAACAGAGAAAGGTACCATTGTGTTAATACCTGCGGGTTCTAAGGCTATATTCACTGCTTTAACTGAGACCGGAGCTCAAATAGGTTTAATACTTGTTGAAATGGAATCAAAGGCTCAAAAAGTTGAAGAAATACTTTTTGGAACTTAA
- the oadA gene encoding sodium-extruding oxaloacetate decarboxylase subunit alpha — MTKIRLIETAFRDAHQSLLATRMRTRDMLPIAEEMDKVGFFSLECWGGATFDTCIRYLNEDPWERLRSIKELVKKTPLQMLLRGQNLVGYKHYPDDVVRKFVEKSYENGVDVFRIFDALNDVRNMELSIKVAKEQGAHVQATISYTTSPYHTLEKYVELAKELEALECDSLAIKDMAGLISPHDTYELVKTLKEETDLLINLHCHCTSGMTPMSYYAACQAGVDLLDTAISPLAWGASQPPTESVVAALNNTPCDTGLDLKLLNEIKKYFEEIREKYSGIIDPITERVDTDVLLYQIPGGMLSNFVSQLKEQNALDRYEDVLAEVPRVRKDLGYPPLVTPTSQIVGIQAVMNVLGGERYKNPSKEVKEYLKGFYGRPPAPIDPEVAHKIIGDDETISCRPADLLEPELEKFQEEGEEMGIINKEEDVLTFALYPAVAPKFLRGETEEEPLAPPKSEAAATTPSTIPTEYQVDVDGESFQVKVVPTGYLEIEASEMAKPSGPVEGGVTSSMQGMILKLKVKEGDKVSEGDVVAVLEAMKMENDIHSPETGTVQEIFVDEGDTVGAGDTLMVIK; from the coding sequence ATGACGAAGATAAGGCTAATTGAAACCGCTTTTAGAGATGCACATCAATCTCTCCTGGCTACAAGAATGAGAACCAGAGATATGCTCCCCATTGCCGAGGAAATGGATAAGGTAGGCTTTTTCTCTCTGGAATGTTGGGGAGGTGCCACCTTCGATACCTGTATCCGTTACCTTAACGAGGATCCCTGGGAAAGATTAAGGAGTATCAAAGAGCTGGTAAAAAAGACTCCACTGCAGATGCTCCTCCGTGGACAAAACCTGGTAGGTTACAAGCATTACCCGGACGATGTAGTGCGAAAATTCGTGGAAAAATCCTATGAAAATGGTGTGGACGTTTTCCGGATATTTGACGCCTTAAACGATGTCCGTAACATGGAACTGTCCATTAAAGTTGCTAAAGAACAGGGAGCCCACGTACAAGCAACCATCAGTTATACCACCAGTCCCTACCATACTCTGGAAAAATATGTGGAGCTGGCTAAGGAACTGGAAGCTCTGGAATGTGATTCCCTGGCTATAAAGGATATGGCCGGACTGATATCACCACACGACACTTATGAACTGGTTAAAACCCTTAAAGAAGAGACTGACCTTCTCATAAACCTGCACTGCCACTGTACAAGTGGTATGACTCCTATGAGTTATTACGCAGCCTGTCAGGCCGGTGTTGACCTCCTGGACACTGCCATATCCCCCTTAGCATGGGGTGCATCCCAGCCGCCAACAGAAAGTGTGGTTGCTGCCTTGAACAATACCCCCTGTGACACTGGATTGGATTTAAAACTTTTAAATGAGATCAAAAAGTATTTTGAGGAAATACGGGAAAAATACAGTGGAATCATAGACCCGATTACGGAACGAGTGGATACTGACGTGCTACTCTATCAGATCCCGGGAGGAATGCTTTCCAACTTCGTATCACAGCTCAAGGAACAGAACGCCCTGGACCGATACGAAGATGTTCTCGCGGAGGTGCCACGGGTGCGTAAGGACCTGGGTTACCCTCCACTAGTTACACCCACCAGCCAGATTGTGGGTATCCAGGCAGTTATGAATGTTCTTGGCGGGGAAAGGTATAAAAATCCTTCCAAAGAAGTTAAAGAATACCTTAAAGGGTTCTATGGAAGGCCACCAGCACCCATTGACCCTGAAGTTGCCCATAAAATCATTGGGGATGATGAAACCATATCCTGCAGACCGGCTGACCTGCTGGAGCCTGAGCTGGAAAAATTCCAGGAAGAAGGAGAAGAAATGGGAATAATCAACAAAGAAGAAGATGTTCTAACCTTTGCCCTCTACCCAGCAGTTGCTCCAAAATTCCTCCGGGGTGAAACAGAAGAAGAACCACTAGCTCCACCCAAATCCGAGGCTGCTGCTACCACCCCCTCAACCATACCCACAGAGTATCAGGTGGATGTTGATGGTGAAAGCTTCCAGGTTAAGGTGGTTCCCACCGGATATCTGGAAATTGAAGCCTCTGAAATGGCCAAACCTTCCGGTCCAGTGGAAGGTGGTGTGACCTCATCCATGCAGGGAATGATCCTGAAACTAAAGGTGAAAGAAGGAGACAAAGTTTCAGAAGGTGACGTGGTGGCGGTTCTAGAAGCCATGAAAATGGAAAATGACATCCACTCCCCCGAGACCGGAACTGTCCAGGAGATATTCGTGGATGAAGGAGATACTGTGGGTGCCGGGGATACCCTGATGGTTATTAAATAA
- a CDS encoding caspase family protein — translation MTGKRALCVGINNFKNFPSAALRGCVNDANDMEKLLKNLFGFQAVDIVKLTDTKATKTNIMKNLKEMVHGAKSGKYSHIIFTMSSHGTQVPDLSGDEPDRVDEAFCPNDLAQKGDDWDSNHIIVDDELRDLFIQIPEDVVLEVYLDTCHSGTGLKAIDLLFGRQTRYIPPPSLEAFKRVDGKRQRGLNKSLLEKGMVQHILWAACRADQTSADANIDGDWHGAFTYYFCKEMNVSQNKLTRNEILEKVRKDLRAGNYTQIPQLECEATARNKNG, via the coding sequence ATGACAGGTAAAAGAGCACTTTGTGTAGGAATAAACAATTTCAAAAACTTCCCATCAGCCGCATTAAGGGGTTGTGTGAATGATGCCAACGATATGGAAAAATTATTAAAGAATTTGTTTGGATTCCAAGCTGTTGACATAGTCAAATTAACTGATACAAAGGCAACCAAGACCAATATTATGAAAAATCTAAAAGAGATGGTGCATGGGGCTAAATCAGGTAAATATAGTCATATAATATTTACTATGTCCAGTCATGGAACTCAAGTCCCTGATTTAAGTGGGGATGAACCGGATCGTGTTGATGAGGCTTTTTGCCCCAATGACTTGGCTCAAAAAGGAGATGACTGGGACTCTAATCACATAATTGTAGATGATGAACTTAGAGATCTTTTTATTCAAATCCCTGAAGATGTAGTTCTGGAGGTATATCTGGACACATGTCATAGTGGAACAGGGCTTAAAGCAATAGATCTCTTATTTGGCCGCCAAACACGATACATACCTCCACCATCCCTGGAAGCATTTAAAAGAGTTGATGGGAAACGGCAACGAGGACTGAATAAATCACTCTTAGAGAAAGGAATGGTTCAACATATATTATGGGCTGCTTGTCGCGCTGATCAAACCAGTGCCGACGCCAACATTGATGGTGATTGGCATGGAGCATTCACTTACTATTTCTGTAAGGAAATGAATGTAAGTCAGAACAAGCTTACTCGCAATGAGATACTGGAAAAAGTCAGGAAAGACCTTCGAGCTGGTAATTACACTCAAATACCTCAACTGGAGTGTGAAGCCACAGCTCGGAATAAAAATGGTTAG
- a CDS encoding inositol-3-phosphate synthase translates to MEKIRVAIIGIGNCASSLIQGIYYYEDKKPDEAIGLMHWEIGGYKPSDIEVVAAFDIDARKVGMDVTEAIYAPPNCTTVFCPDIKPSGVKVEMGCVLDGVAPHMAEYPDNHTFVISKESEKSKEDIVKILQDTGAEILLNYLPVGSEKAARFYAECALEAGCAYINCMPVFIVSDPEWSARFEEKGIPMIGDDIKAQIGATITHRTLANLFRERGVKLERTYQLNTGGNTDFLNMLNRSRLDSKKESKTEAVQSVLGERMDDDNIHIGPSDYVPWQKDNKLCFLRMEGKTFGDVPMNIELRLSVEDSPNSAGCVIDAIRCGKLALERGIGGYLTSISAYTMKHPPEQFTDDVAVEMVDEFIEGKRER, encoded by the coding sequence TTGGAAAAGATAAGGGTAGCGATAATTGGTATAGGCAATTGTGCCAGTTCACTGATCCAGGGTATTTATTACTACGAGGATAAAAAGCCAGATGAAGCAATAGGCCTTATGCACTGGGAAATTGGCGGATACAAACCATCAGACATAGAAGTGGTGGCTGCATTCGATATCGATGCTCGGAAAGTTGGAATGGACGTAACTGAAGCTATTTACGCTCCACCTAACTGCACTACAGTGTTCTGTCCGGACATTAAACCCAGTGGAGTGAAAGTAGAGATGGGCTGTGTGTTGGATGGTGTAGCCCCTCATATGGCAGAATATCCAGATAATCACACTTTTGTAATTTCAAAAGAGTCTGAAAAGAGCAAAGAAGATATCGTGAAAATACTTCAGGATACTGGAGCAGAAATTCTCCTGAACTACCTGCCAGTGGGATCAGAGAAAGCAGCCCGTTTTTATGCAGAATGTGCCCTGGAGGCAGGCTGTGCATACATAAACTGCATGCCAGTTTTCATCGTCAGCGACCCGGAATGGTCTGCTCGTTTTGAAGAAAAAGGAATCCCCATGATCGGAGATGATATTAAAGCCCAGATCGGTGCCACCATAACCCACCGAACACTGGCCAACCTCTTCCGTGAAAGGGGTGTGAAGCTGGAGAGAACCTACCAGCTTAACACCGGTGGAAACACCGACTTCTTGAACATGCTAAACCGTAGCCGTTTAGATTCTAAAAAAGAATCAAAAACAGAAGCAGTGCAATCTGTACTGGGAGAAAGAATGGATGACGATAACATTCACATCGGCCCCTCAGACTACGTACCCTGGCAGAAGGATAACAAACTCTGCTTCCTCCGAATGGAGGGTAAAACCTTTGGGGATGTTCCAATGAACATCGAACTCCGCCTCAGTGTGGAAGACTCACCAAACTCAGCTGGATGCGTTATAGATGCCATCAGGTGCGGTAAATTAGCCCTGGAACGAGGAATTGGCGGATATTTAACTTCCATCAGTGCCTACACCATGAAACACCCCCCAGAACAGTTCACCGATGATGTGGCCGTGGAAATGGTGGATGAGTTTATTGAAGGTAAGAGGGAACGATAA
- a CDS encoding small multi-drug export protein, producing the protein MNLESILIVFAASVVELWLGIPLGLVMEINPVLIIIFSAAGAILSAIAITILGENLRARLVKWKYGDETALKETRMYNLWNKYGIIGLGLLSPLIFGAPLGAAVGIALGAEKKGLILWMSIGIIIWSIALTVAGSMGLLALETMVK; encoded by the coding sequence ATGAATCTAGAATCAATTTTAATTGTCTTTGCAGCCAGTGTGGTTGAACTGTGGCTGGGCATCCCTTTAGGTCTGGTTATGGAGATCAATCCCGTGCTAATCATCATTTTTTCAGCAGCCGGTGCTATTCTCTCGGCAATTGCCATAACCATTTTAGGAGAGAATTTAAGGGCTCGTTTAGTAAAATGGAAATACGGTGATGAAACTGCATTGAAAGAAACTCGAATGTATAACTTGTGGAATAAATATGGGATTATTGGCCTGGGTTTACTATCACCCCTGATCTTTGGAGCTCCACTGGGCGCTGCAGTGGGAATTGCCTTGGGAGCAGAGAAAAAAGGCCTTATACTGTGGATGAGCATAGGGATCATCATATGGAGTATTGCTTTAACTGTGGCCGGATCAATGGGATTATTGGCCCTTGAAACCATGGTTAAATAG
- a CDS encoding DUF2769 domain-containing protein: protein MVEFEDLVEKLDKLGEKERSKEIEKVANGCVCPHCPSYNECADKKFEYAFCITGKSEGCIDTELGCLCPTCPLAQEYQIGVMYNFYCIRGSEKEQKS, encoded by the coding sequence ATGGTTGAATTTGAAGATTTGGTTGAAAAACTGGATAAATTAGGTGAAAAAGAACGTTCGAAAGAGATCGAAAAGGTGGCCAATGGTTGTGTGTGTCCCCACTGCCCCAGCTACAATGAATGTGCTGATAAAAAGTTTGAGTATGCCTTCTGCATCACCGGGAAAAGTGAGGGTTGCATAGACACTGAACTGGGTTGTCTGTGCCCCACCTGTCCCCTGGCCCAGGAATATCAGATTGGAGTTATGTACAATTTTTACTGTATTCGTGGCTCGGAAAAAGAACAAAAAAGTTAA
- a CDS encoding Fur family transcriptional regulator: MEEKLKEEKIKITPQRREIIRRLEELEKTHPSFNKIYQSIKETQPNVSRSTVHDNLKLLVERGIIRSFNYKGETRYEMSPDPHVNLVECNGEILDIKNQNIHKKLDEIIAILQDEENIKIKSLLVLVEK; the protein is encoded by the coding sequence ATGGAAGAGAAATTGAAAGAAGAGAAGATCAAAATCACCCCCCAGAGAAGGGAAATTATCCGGAGGTTAGAGGAACTGGAAAAAACTCATCCCTCCTTCAACAAGATTTACCAGTCCATTAAAGAAACCCAACCCAATGTGAGCCGTTCCACAGTGCATGATAATCTTAAACTGCTGGTAGAACGAGGAATAATAAGAAGCTTCAATTATAAAGGTGAAACTCGCTACGAAATGAGTCCTGACCCACATGTCAATTTAGTGGAATGCAATGGAGAAATTTTAGACATTAAAAATCAGAATATCCACAAAAAATTGGATGAAATAATTGCCATCCTCCAGGACGAAGAGAATATTAAAATCAAGTCACTACTGGTCCTAGTGGAAAAATAA
- the afpA gene encoding archaeoflavoprotein AfpA → MVKKKRIAWGITGAGDKILETMKVMEKIRVEFEDKVDIEVFISKSGDQVVKYYGISNDIESNFDRVWVEINANAPFLAGNIQLGKYEFMLIAPATSNTVAKIAMRMGDTLISNAAIMGQKADVPIYILPSDVEEGVTITQLPDGKDLKITIRKEDVEHVEKLAQMYETYILKDPHEMVEVFRKHFGE, encoded by the coding sequence ATGGTCAAGAAGAAAAGGATTGCCTGGGGAATTACCGGTGCAGGTGATAAAATACTGGAAACCATGAAGGTCATGGAAAAAATAAGGGTAGAATTTGAAGATAAGGTAGATATAGAAGTTTTCATCTCCAAATCCGGAGACCAGGTGGTCAAGTACTACGGGATCTCTAATGATATCGAAAGCAACTTTGACCGGGTATGGGTGGAAATTAATGCTAATGCTCCCTTTTTAGCCGGTAATATTCAGTTGGGTAAATATGAATTCATGTTAATTGCCCCGGCCACCTCCAACACTGTGGCCAAGATAGCAATGAGAATGGGAGACACTTTAATATCAAATGCAGCCATAATGGGCCAAAAAGCCGACGTTCCCATCTATATATTACCCTCTGACGTGGAAGAGGGAGTCACCATCACCCAGCTTCCCGATGGTAAGGATCTGAAGATCACCATCCGCAAGGAGGATGTGGAGCACGTGGAGAAATTGGCCCAGATGTACGAAACCTACATCCTGAAGGACCCCCACGAAATGGTGGAAGTGTTCCGGAAACATTTCGGAGAATAA
- a CDS encoding YbaN family protein yields the protein METRRLFFFGLGAALLGVGAVGVVLPILPTTPLVLASFFCFTKSFPRAEKWILKNRYFGSYIENYQTKQGIPLDVKFKSIIFLWVMLIISGYLFREHSYLLIFLPMVGVAVTLHLVLLKTKKSIGNQNMSKTRWKSS from the coding sequence ATGGAAACCAGGCGATTATTTTTCTTTGGTTTAGGTGCAGCCCTGCTGGGTGTGGGAGCAGTGGGAGTGGTTCTCCCGATCCTGCCCACCACACCACTGGTCCTGGCCTCATTTTTCTGTTTCACCAAAAGTTTCCCCCGAGCAGAAAAGTGGATACTTAAAAACCGATATTTTGGGAGTTACATTGAAAATTACCAGACTAAACAGGGCATACCACTGGATGTGAAGTTTAAAAGTATAATTTTCTTATGGGTAATGTTAATTATATCCGGTTACCTTTTCAGAGAGCATAGTTATCTTCTTATATTCCTCCCAATGGTAGGAGTGGCGGTAACCCTGCACCTAGTTTTACTAAAAACTAAAAAGTCAATTGGGAATCAGAACATGTCCAAAACCAGATGGAAATCTTCATGA
- a CDS encoding sulfite exporter TauE/SafE family protein — protein MNELIILLFFLAAFISILVGTVAGFGMSTILLPIAVIFMDFKTALVLVAITHLSGSLGAATFFRQGLDKRLILLFGVPSVILTVLGAYIVIYVSQNILTIILGIFLLLFSIYSLSHPDFKINTGKLNTIIGGSLSGFLQGFMGIGGPLRGYFLISCDLDKTTYIATLAIIAILIDVTRIPIYLTTNLLGAQFYYFIPPLLVIGVLGSYTGKKIVNRIPQSTFKKIVLVAIGLASLLLIYNGIHSVI, from the coding sequence ATGAATGAATTGATAATATTACTTTTTTTCCTTGCGGCCTTCATATCAATTCTAGTGGGCACAGTAGCTGGTTTTGGAATGTCCACTATTTTACTACCGATTGCAGTTATTTTTATGGACTTTAAAACTGCCCTGGTACTGGTGGCCATTACCCATCTTTCGGGTAGCCTGGGAGCAGCCACTTTCTTCCGCCAGGGCCTGGATAAAAGATTGATTTTACTTTTTGGTGTCCCCAGTGTGATTTTAACCGTTTTAGGAGCATATATTGTAATTTATGTCTCTCAAAACATTTTAACTATTATTTTAGGGATATTTCTCCTGTTATTCTCCATTTATTCACTGAGTCACCCTGATTTTAAGATCAACACCGGGAAACTTAACACCATTATTGGGGGAAGTTTATCTGGATTTTTACAGGGTTTCATGGGGATAGGTGGTCCTTTAAGAGGATATTTCCTTATCTCCTGTGATCTGGATAAAACAACCTACATCGCCACCTTAGCCATTATAGCCATACTTATCGATGTAACCAGGATACCCATCTACCTCACCACCAACCTGCTTGGTGCCCAGTTTTATTACTTCATCCCTCCACTGCTGGTAATTGGTGTTCTCGGATCCTACACTGGTAAAAAGATCGTTAACCGGATCCCCCAAAGCACATTTAAAAAAATCGTTCTGGTGGCCATAGGCCTGGCCAGCTTACTTTTGATTTACAATGGTATTCACTCCGTTATTTAA
- a CDS encoding cation:proton antiporter — translation MTTPLLTDAVIIIGLSVIALLLFRKIKIPAILAFFITGLLAGPHGLGLVPIDEVNILAELGVIFLLFTIGMEFSLEKFSQIKRYVIIGGALQLTLTLAAVYFICLILGLNTSESIFIGLLISFSSTAVVLRLLQEQDQIYSIHGQIALGILIFQDIAVVLVLLFTPLLAGVSNGAFNNLPVLIAMGIGLVVFTIISTKWIVPWLIHSIARFKSRELFVLTIILICFGVTWITSSIGLSTALGAFLAGLIISNTDYSHQALGNILPFKDIFMSFFFVSIGMLLNIGFIAENILIIILIAIIVIILKSSLAGITAGLLGLSFRVMILVGLLLSQIGEFSFILAATGLQLGLINQEFFQIFLAVSVITMSLTPFILAAAPRISNYSDKLPLPERLKHGFYPFPSQTEEVLSDHLIIVGFGINGKNMAKAASKAKIPYVVVEINPEIVRNEKAHGESIHFGDAAHGTVLKNINIEEARIMVVAISDAIGTRKILDIAKKLNPNIYIIVRTRYIRDMEGLYQMGADEVIPEEFETSIEIFSKVLEKYNLSPEKINDFIHEIRSDGYEMFRTLSKNELITCSLNESQDREITSTTVGSVSEGKTIRELIKNYELEIVAVMRGHKTYKNVDSNLKLVEGDVLIVSGEKDQLSNFTKSDL, via the coding sequence ATGACCACACCTTTATTGACTGATGCCGTTATTATTATTGGCTTATCAGTTATTGCACTTTTATTATTTCGTAAAATTAAAATTCCTGCAATTTTAGCCTTTTTTATCACCGGATTACTAGCTGGCCCCCATGGACTGGGACTGGTGCCCATTGATGAAGTAAATATTCTGGCTGAACTGGGAGTGATTTTCCTACTGTTCACCATAGGAATGGAATTTTCCCTGGAGAAATTCTCCCAGATCAAAAGGTATGTAATTATTGGTGGGGCCCTACAGCTTACGCTCACCCTGGCCGCAGTATACTTTATTTGTTTAATTTTGGGCCTTAATACCTCAGAATCCATTTTCATAGGGCTTTTGATTTCTTTTAGCAGTACAGCAGTAGTATTGCGATTGCTTCAAGAACAGGACCAGATTTACAGTATCCATGGACAGATAGCCCTGGGTATTTTAATTTTCCAGGACATTGCCGTGGTTTTAGTTCTCCTTTTCACCCCATTACTGGCGGGGGTGAGTAACGGGGCTTTTAACAATCTACCCGTATTAATAGCAATGGGAATCGGTTTGGTGGTTTTCACCATTATCAGCACTAAATGGATAGTTCCCTGGCTCATACACTCCATAGCTCGTTTCAAGAGCCGTGAGCTGTTCGTGCTGACCATTATCTTAATATGTTTTGGAGTTACCTGGATAACTTCCAGTATCGGTTTATCAACAGCATTAGGTGCATTTTTAGCCGGATTAATAATATCCAACACCGATTATAGCCATCAGGCCCTGGGAAATATCTTACCCTTCAAGGACATCTTCATGAGTTTCTTCTTTGTATCCATTGGAATGTTGCTGAATATCGGTTTTATAGCTGAAAATATCCTAATAATAATTCTTATCGCCATCATTGTCATCATTTTAAAGTCATCCCTGGCCGGCATAACTGCCGGGCTTTTAGGATTATCCTTCCGGGTCATGATATTAGTTGGTTTATTGTTAAGTCAGATCGGGGAATTTTCATTCATCTTAGCGGCAACTGGACTCCAACTGGGACTAATTAATCAAGAGTTTTTCCAGATATTCTTAGCAGTTTCCGTGATTACCATGTCACTAACCCCCTTTATCCTGGCTGCTGCTCCACGAATATCAAATTATTCCGATAAATTACCCTTACCGGAAAGACTTAAACATGGATTTTATCCCTTTCCTTCACAGACAGAAGAGGTTTTAAGTGATCATCTGATAATTGTTGGATTTGGTATAAACGGGAAAAATATGGCCAAAGCTGCTTCAAAAGCAAAAATCCCCTACGTGGTTGTGGAAATAAATCCCGAAATTGTGAGGAATGAAAAGGCCCACGGAGAATCCATTCATTTTGGTGACGCAGCCCACGGAACTGTCTTGAAAAACATTAACATTGAAGAGGCACGGATCATGGTGGTGGCCATTTCCGATGCAATAGGAACACGTAAAATCCTGGATATTGCCAAAAAACTCAACCCAAACATTTACATCATCGTCAGAACACGTTACATCCGGGACATGGAAGGCCTGTATCAGATGGGAGCGGATGAAGTAATACCCGAAGAATTTGAAACTTCCATAGAAATTTTCAGTAAAGTACTGGAAAAGTACAACTTATCACCGGAAAAAATCAATGATTTTATCCATGAAATACGGTCTGATGGCTATGAAATGTTCAGAACTCTTTCCAAAAATGAATTAATCACCTGTAGCTTAAACGAGAGTCAAGATAGGGAGATAACGTCAACCACAGTGGGTTCAGTTTCTGAAGGGAAAACTATCCGGGAATTGATAAAAAATTATGAACTGGAAATTGTGGCGGTTATGAGGGGACATAAAACCTATAAAAATGTTGATAGTAATTTAAAACTTGTCGAGGGGGATGTATTGATTGTTAGTGGTGAAAAAGACCAGTTATCGAATTTCACTAAATCCGACCTATAA